The sequence TGGGTACCAGCGGTGAATCTCTCCGACCTTTCGGATGCCGTCCTTTTTCTGGAAGATGACATCTGCCATGACGAAGGTGAGCCATGCCCACAACCCTGCGTCCCCGGCATGCGCTTGCGGCTGCTGTTGATCCAAGCTCGAACAGATAGCGATTGCCATCTCCTTGGCGCTGTCAAACGTCCCGACCTGAAAGGGTTTCGTACCGGTCATGGGCTTGGCGTAAACAGGGTTGGTGCAGTCCAGCGCCTCGTCTTCCAGCTCGCCCAGCATTATTCTTCGGAACAAGTAGAGCCCTTCGACGGTCAGGGAATAGAGCGATGGATAGGTAGTGCTCACTTCTTCGCCTCCATTTGAGCAATGACCTGACCCGCCAGCTCATGCCGATACGAGAATGCGTCGAGGAGTTCTTCAATCCATTCCTGACGCTCTTCCTCTGTCTTGCCGAACGGTGGCTTGGAGCCCGGCATCATGGTGTCTACCCACAGCAGCCAGTCTGCCATCCAGCCATCTTCCGGCGTTGAGTCGCAGCGAAAGATTCGTCGCATTACTTCCGACACTACATGTGGCAGAATACCAGCGTTGAACACCGGATCGGTCTTTGCCCAGAGGCTGGCGTCCGGCACGCGGTCGTCAACGTAAAGCGTCGGATACTCCTCATCCCTAAGCTCCAGTCGCCACAGCCGCGGCGCGATTGGCGCCGGTTGGAACAGCAGGATGCCCTCCGGTTGCCCTCCTGATCGGTAGGTCCAGGGAGCCGTGCTCGCGAGTAGCAATCCGTCACTACCGTTCGCGCGGCTGACGATCCGGACCTGACAGCTCGGCGCTAGGAAGCTTCTCTGGCCGATGTTGGCCGTTGTTGTCGGTTTGCCAACCGTACCAAAATGCAGAACCTCGACGAGCTTGTTCTCTGTCAGTTTGACACGGATTTCAGCATCTGCGGGGAACGGCTTGAGTTCGTCAGTGCCGGAGAGTGCGAGCGCCGCGACGTGCTTGCCGTTCACATCGGCAATCTGCAGGTTGAAGCTCGATTGATTGAGCTGGCGACGACCGGTCAGGCGGATGGATCTACGCATTTCGGAACGGCCTTATATTCGTCACCAGTTCACGGCGATTGTCGAAGCCCGTGACTTCCAAGTGAAAGTCGGATTCGCACTCGCGGCAGACCAGAACGTTGTTCGTCATTTTGATCTCAGCACATCCCGACTTGCTGATCGGCAACTTTTCAGGGTCAAAATCAAAGCGCGTCCATTTCGGTCTGCGCGATCCGTCCGCATAGGCCATCTCAACACGAACATTGACCGGCCAGGAGCCATACTTTGGATTGGATCGTATCCTGAAGCCGTCGGCAAGATCATCTACAAGGAATATTCTTGTTTGCGTGGCCGGAGATTCCTCTGGTTTCACTGTTACGGGATTGCTCTTGGCCTTGTCGCTTCACAACGACGCCCGCGACACGGCCCGATTTCTGGAAAGACAAGTTCGACGGGAACGTTGCTCGTGACCGGCGCAATGTGCTTGCGCTGATGGACTTGGGTTGGCGGGTAGCAATCGTATGGGAATGCGCTTTGAGGAAGGACGCTGACGCGGTCGCTATCGAACTCAGCAGATGGTTGAAGGCGGAAGCAGGTCCTCAGCTGACTCACTACGGCTAAGCGATGAAAGGAAGTGCCGATGGAAGCCGAGCCCACGATGTCACTAAGCTGATGCCGAGGGTTTTATGCAACGGAGACTCTAACTCTGATGCCCTAAAAACTCTGATGCCCCAATGGGACCCCGCGCCGGATCACCGTCGCGCTTTTGCATCTAAGTAATTGAAAATATGGTGGACGCACTAGGGCTCGAACCTAGGACCCGCTGATTAAGAGTCAGCTGCTCTACCAACTGAGCTATGCGTCCATTCCGTCGGGCAGGAATGGCGCCCTTGGAGAAGCGCCGCCGCGATTGGAGGGGCGCGGTTAGCATCGCTCCGCGCTTTTGCAAACCCTAAAATCATGCCTTTCGAAAAAGCTTCGGAAAGCCTTGGGCAGCGCATGGCGCGGCTCCGGGGTAGACCATTGCCGACATCGCAGCGCGCGCCGACGAGGTTGATCCGCAGCAGCGTCCTGAACTGGCCGAATGTCGGGCTCCGCGGCCGCGTCGCGGAGGCACAAGCCTCTCGACAAAATCCTTGCGCGGCGAGGCCCGGATTGCCCATATGCCGCGACTGATCGAGGCGGAAATGCGCGTGGCGATGGCGCTCACCGGTGCGCGACTATCGGCGGAATCGGTTCCGACATTCTGGTGAAACCATGAGCATCGCCCTGTTCCAGATCGATCCGCGCGACAGCGTCGCCACTGCGCTGCGCGACATGGCCGCCGGCGAGACCGCGCTTGGCGTAACGCTCTCGGCTGATGTGCCAAAGGGTCACAAGGTCGCAGTCGGGGCGGTCGCGGCGGGCGATCCGGTACGCAAGTTCGGCTTTCCGATCGGCCGGGCGACCCAGGCAATCGCGCCCGGCGAGCATGTCCATGTCCACAATCTCCGGACCGCGCTCGAAGGCAGCGGCAGCTATCGCTACGTGCCCTCGCACGACGCACCCGCACCCTTCGATGGCCCAGGCTTCATGGGGTATCGCCGCGCCGATGGCCGGGTCGCCACGCGCAACGAGATCTGGGTGATCCCCACAGTCGGCTGCGTCGGCCGCACCGCGCAGAAGATCGCCGAGCGCGCCGCCAGGCTCCATCATGGCAAGATCGACGGCATCCACGCCTTCGCCCATCCGTTCGGCTGTTCGCAGCTTGGCGACGATCTCGACGGCACCCGCGCGATCCTCACGGCGCTCGCCAACCATCCCAATGCCGGCGGGGTGTTGATCGTCGGGCTCGGCTGCGAATCCAATCAGATGAGCACGATGCTGAAGGGCGTCGCCAATCCCAATATCCGCACCCTCGGCGCACAGATGGCGGGCGACGAGGTGGAGGAGGGCCTCGCGCTGATCGAGGAACTGATCACGGGCGCGCAGTCCGAGCGCACCCCCGCCCCGCTCTCCGAACTCGTGCTCGGCGTAAAATGCGGCGGCTCGGACGGGTTCTCGGGCCTTACCGCCAATCCGCTGGTCGGCCGGATGAGCGACGCGGTCACCGCGGCGGGCGGCACCGCGATCCTGACCGAAATCCCCGAGATCTTCGGCGCCGAGCAATTGCTGATGGAACGTGCCGACAATCAGGCGGTGTTCGGCGGCATCGTCGATCTGGTCAACGGCTTCAAACGCTATTTCACCGATCATGGCGAGCCGGTCTCGGAAAACCCTTCTCCCGGCAATATCGCCGGCGGCATCACCACGCTGGAGGAAAAGTCGCTGGGCGCAGTGCAGAAGGCCGGACATGCGACCGTCACCGATGTGCTTGGCTATGGCGGCAGCGTTGCGAAACCTGGCCTGACCCTGCTCGAAGCGCCCGGCAACGACGCCGTCTCCTCGACCGCGCTGGCCGCGGCGGGCGCGACCGCGATCCTGTTCACCACCGGCCGCGGCACCCCGCTCGGCTTTCCGGTGCCGACGATCAAGATCGCCTCGAACAGCGATCTCGCCACGCGCAAGCCCGGCTGGATCGACTTCGACGCGGGGCAGGTGCTGGAGGATGGCATGGACACGGCCGCCGCCGCCCTCCTCGCCCGCATCGCCGCAATCGCGTCCGGCGCGCCCACCGCCGCCGAGCGCAATGGCGAACGCGAGATCGCGATCTGGAAGCGCGGCGTCACGCTCTAGGTTCGTTACGGCCGCATCGCACGCTGGGCTTCCCGCCCGCTTGTGTTAACCATATTCCTGTTGGCGATTCGCGGACGGGGGCGAGACCGTGTTGATCCTCATCATGGGAAATGTTGCCGCGGCCAGAAGCGGCTCCTGGGCATTGGGCACCACCGCGTCCGATTGGGTGCAGGTGTTCCTCGTCCTGATCGGCGTCGGCACGCTCATCGCGCTCGTCTCGGCCTTCAAGCGCCGCTTTCCCGAGCCGGCCAACCGCAACGGCGAATTCGCCAGAACGCTGACGAGGGCGGTCAAACACCACAGCACCGAGCTCGAGCGCGAGTTCAAGACGGCGTTGCGTGTTCCCGGCATCGACACCGACAGCGGCAAATCGGGCCTCGGCGCAACCGAGGCGGCGGCGCATGTCCGCCATTTGCGGCGGCTGCTGCGCAGTTCCACCGCCTTTATCCGCCACGCCCGCACGTTGCCGCTCGGCGACTGGCCCAGCTATGCGCTGTCGCACGCGTTCGCCGAATGGGCGGGCGTCATCGATGGCACCGATGCCCTGCTCGACGACATGTACCGCGAAGTCACCGCCGCGGTGGCGACCGGCCGTTGGGGCGAGCTTCAGGCGCAATATGATCGCGAGCAATGGTTCGTGCTCCGCGATCTCGAACGGCTGCCCGCGCTCACCAGCGCCATCGACAAGGCCGCGAAGCCGTTCCTCGGAAAATCCGGAAAGCACGAGGAAAACGACGAAACGCACCATTGAGGCGGTTCGATTGTGCGATGCGGCATTGAAGCGTTAACCCCTTCCCGTTACACGAAGCGCGGGGACTACCGGGTGGGTAATGGCTGAATTCTTTATCTTCGTGTATGCGACGCTGGCGATGTTCGTGATCCAGGCGATGGGCAATAATGTCCGTGCCCAGCGGCCCAGTCCGCAGATGATGACGCTGGTCGGCTGGGGCTTGTTCTCGCTGTCATCGACGCTGGCGGTGCTGCTCGGGGCGGTCGCCCTGGCCTTGGCGCTAGGGCTGCAAATGCCGCTGCCCGACGCGTTCAACGCGCCGCTGTTCTAAAGCGTATGCCGCTCTACGAAATCGGCGGCCAAAGGCCAGAGATCGCCGGAGACGCCTGGGTCGCGCCGAGCGCGGACCTGATCGGCGACGTGCACCTTGGCGAACTGGCCAGCGTCTGGTTCGGCGCGGTGATCCGTGCCGACAATACCCCGATCCTGGTCGGCGCGCGGACCAATATCCAGGAAGGCGCGATGTGCCATTCCGATCCCGGCGCGCCGCTGACGATCGGGGCCGACGTGACCGTCGGCCATCACGCGATCCTGCACGGCTGCACGATCGGCAGCGGCACGCTGATCGGCATGGGCGCGACGATCCTCAACCATGCGGTGATCGGCGAGGATTGCCTGGTCGGCGCCGGCGCGCTGGTGACCGAAGGCAAGACCTTTCCGGCGGGCCATCTGATCGTCGGCAGCCCGGCCCGCGCGGTGCGGGCACTGACCGACGCGCAGAAGCAGCTGTTGCGGGGCAGCGCCGCGCTCTACGCCGCCAAGCAGCGCGAATATGCGAGCGACCTGAAACGGATCGATTGACTCCGCAGCCCAGCCGCGCCCTGCGGACAAGCGCGATCGCTGCGCACGCGGATTTCGCGCTGATCCAGATTAATCGCCGCAACTCGCTGACCTGCCATGCATTTCACATGGCATGCCGCTCTATTATTTCCAGCTTCGCACGACCGACGCGGCACCCCATCCGGCGCAGAGCCGCACCCTTCCCGATCTCGCCGCCGCGCTCGCCGAAGCGCAGCATAGCGCGCGGCATGATGCGGAATCGCATGCGCCACCTGCTCGGCACGCCGGGCGGCACGCTCGATATCGAGGATGAGGCGCACCAGCCGGTCGCGCGGATCATGCTGGCAGAGGTCGCGCGGCAGATTTCCTAGCGAGTCGGCCGCGATCGTGCCACGGGTACGATGTCGGCGAGCGCCATGCCGTAGCGTCCGTTTCGTCCGCCTAGACAGGCCCATTCGTTACGCTATCCAATTCCCTCATGGCTCTTCCTCCACTCTTCGATCGCCTCGCGCTGCCGGTCATCGGCTCGCCGCTGTTCATCATCTCGGTCCCCGATCTGGTGATCGCCCAGTGCAAGGCGGGGATCGTCGGCTCGTTCCCGGCGCTCAACGCGCGGCCGCAATCGCAGCTCGACGAATGGCTGCACCGCATCACCGAAGAACTGGCGGCGTGGGACCGCGACCATCCCGAGAGCCCGTCCGCGCCCTACGCGGTCAATCAGATCGTCCACAAATCGAACGTCCGGCTCGAAGAGGACGTCGCGACCTGCGCCAAGTGGAAGGTACCGATCGTCATCACCTCGCTCGGCGCGCGCGAGGATCTCAATACCGCGGTGCATGGCTGGGGCGGCATCACCCTTCACGACGTCATCGACGACCGCTTCGCGCACAAGGCTATCGAGAAGGGCGCCGATGGCCTGATCCTCGTCGCAACCGGCGCTGGCGGGCATGCCGGCAAGCTCAACCCCTTCCCGTTCGTCCAGGAAGTCCGCGAATGGTTTGACGGGCCGGTGATCCTCTCCGGCGCGATCTCGACGGGACGCTCGATCCTGGCGGCACAGGTGCTCGGCGCCGATCTCGCCTATATCGGCTCGCCGTTCATCGCCACCGACGAGGCGAACGCGGTTGCGGCGTACAAGCAGGGCATCGTCGAGGGCCGCGCCGCCGACATCGTTTATTCGAACCTGTTCACCGGGGTGCACGGCAATTACCTGCGCAGCTCGATCGTCAACGCCGGCATGGACCCCGACAATCTGCCCGAGAGCGACCCCAGCGCGATGAACTTCGGCGGGGCCAAGGCGTGGAAGGAAATCTGGGGCTCGGGCCAGGGCATCGGCGCGGTCCGCGCGGTTGAGCCCGCGGCGGTGCTGATCGATCGGCTGAAGGCGGAATATGCCGCTGCGAAAGCGGCGGTCCGCTAAGTCACTCTCCAAATGCGGGGACAAGGAAGCGAGGAGGGCCGCTCCAGCTGCCCCCAAAAGCGAGCAGGCCCTCCCCTATCCCTCCCGTCGCGCGGGGAGGGAAGCTCAGAACGCCGCGGCGAGCCGGTCCATCATGCTCCGCGCCGGGCTGACCGCGATCACCGGCAGATCGAGCGACTGGTCGAGCCGCGCGACGCGGCGATACAGCTCGATACTGGTCAGGATGATCGCGACCGCGTGCGGCGGCATCGCCTGCAGCAGCGTCTCGTCGGTCTCGGGCGCATCGCCCAGCCGGCGCGACGGCGACAAGGCGTCCCCCGGCGCCAGTTCGCCGGCATCGACCGCGCGCTGCGTCAGCAACCAGGCAATGACGTGCATCAGCCGCGTCGTCACCTTCAGCGATTCGCATGAAAACGCGACGCGGTTGAGCGCTTCGAGCGCGTCGCGTTCCTCGCGACCGATCTGATCGAAATAGCCGCGGGCCTCGTCCGCCAGCAGCATCGCCTCCACATAGAGTGAGTCGATCAGCTTGCGGTGGATCCGCGATGTTCCCTGCTGCCCCATGCGTCGAAAGCTGCCACAGCGTTTATGGTAACGAAATGCTTAATCTCGTTAGGCTTTCGTCCCGTTGCGGGAAGCCATGGGGTCAATCGCGGTTCTGGACCCGTCCGTCCGACCGACAGGATCAGGCGATGATATCGGGGATCAGCTGGTCTTCGAGCAGCTGGATTTCATCGCGCATCATCAGCTTGCGCTTCTTGAGCCGGGCGAGCTGGAGCTGATCCGACGAGCCGGCCTCGCGCAACGCCTCGATCGCCGTGTCGAGATCGCGATGCTCGGTCTTGAGCGTCGTCAGCCGCTTGCGGATCTCAGCTTCGTCCATTCCCTCCCCGTGCACGCCCGCGCCGCAACGCGCAACGCCCTATCCCGTCTTTTCCGCACCCTGTCGATTGCGCGCGGAAAGGGCGAGACAAGCGGTGCGAACGGTGATTTACTGGGCTCTCCGGCCACGATGAAGGAGACTGCCATGCAGAACACGCATCTATCGGCGCTATCGGCGAAACATAATGTGCTGGATCGGCGAATCGCTGCCGAAGCACAGAGGCCGCTGCCCGATCAGATTATCCTGGCGGATCTGAAGAAGCAGAAGCTTCGTATCAAGGAGGAGATGGCCCGCTAGCGCGGCCAGTCCCGGGGGTGTGGCGGGAGGCCGCACCCCGCACGGGCTCTCAAGCCCGCATCAAAAAAAGAAATCAGCGCCGCAACGGATCAGCGGAGCGGCAGAATCGGCTTAACATAGTGTGGCGTATGTCCGCCCTTGCCGACCGGCTTGCGGGCCAGCATCGGATCGATGTCGTTGTCGAACGCCACGCCGACTCGCCCGTCGGTCGCCCAGGCGATCTTGCCCGAGACCCAGCCGACACCGCGCACTTCGACCTGAACGATCGTGCCGCGCGCGATCGGCGCGGAATACTCGGCCATCATCCCGCCCGAGGACAGGTTGCGCACGCGGACATGCTCGTCCGCCTTGCCCGCGATTCGGAAATTCGCGCTCAGCATCAGGCTGTCGCGGGCGCCGGCGCGCTGGCCGGTGAAATCCTCGGCCGAAAGGGCCATCAGGGGATCATGGGAAAACTGTTCCATCGCTGCTCGGCTCGAACGTAAATTGCGGTTACGCGCGAATAGAGCAGGATTCCCTCACGAAACGGTTAATTTCGAAACGCTGGATACGTGATTTACACAGCGCGCGGCCGCGAAAACCTATTCCTCGCGGCTGACCTTTTCGTTCCGCTCATGGCGCTCCTGCGCCTCGACGGTCATCGTCGCGATCGGACGAGCCTCGAGCCGGCCGAGCGAGATCGGCTCGCCGGTGACTTCGCAATAGCCATATTCGCCCTCGTCGATGCGGCGCAGCGCGGCGTCGATCTTGGCGATCAGCTTGCGCTGACGGTCGCGAGTGCGCAGCTCGATCGACCAGTCGGTCTCGCTCGATGCGCGGTCAGTCAGATCGGCTTCGCGCAGCGAGTCGGCCTGGAGCTGGTTGAGCGTGCCGGCGGCCTCGCGATAGATCGCGTCCTTCCAGGCCAGCAGCTTCTCGCGGAAATAGTCTAGCTGGCGGGGCCCCATAAAGGGTTCATCGCCGCTCGGGCGGTAACCGCCGCCGTCGTTCGCAGCCGGCGGCAGGGGTTCGCCCGGTTCGCCATAGCCTTCGAAAACTGTAGCCATCCCCATACTCTCCACACCAGTCGCCCGGTGACCAAGCCGCCGGTGACTGCCCTTTGCCCGGCTGCCCTATACTTTCGCACGGAGCCGTTAACAAGCGCGCTATTGTAGCGATGTTGCGCGTATACCCCTTTAAATTGGGGGAAATTACCCGCGCCTGAACCGCGGAGGAATCCGGCGGAAATTAACCAGCGCCGTTTACAAGTTGTTAAGAAATAAAACGGCGCGATGTGCCGTACTAGAACATTAACCATCGCCCATCCGACCTGCCATCGATAAAAAAGCCAGGAAGACGGTAAACAACCGTTAGCGAGCTTGCACTTAATAGTTTGTTTTGCACTTTTGAGGCATTGACGGCGTGGAAAGCTGCTGACGATCCCGTGGGGAGCGGCCACACCAGCAACGGAAGAGTGGGACAACAATGTCGGTTCGCATGGCTCTTGCCAAACTCTGCGCCTGCGCTTGCGGGGGTGCCGTCATCGGCGGAAGTGGCGTCTACGTCACCGAGCGGGCGGCCAAGCCGCGCGTCGTTCAGCAGCAGACGGTCGCCAAGAAGCGGGTCGTTCGCCGTGTCGTGCGCCGCACCGCACCCGCGCAGCGCGTGGTTCGCCGCACCGTCACCACCACGACCAGCCAGGGCGCGGCCCAGGTGATCATGACGCCGCAGGGCGCACCGATCCCCCTGCCCCCGCCCCTGTACGGCCAGGGCAATCAATATCCGGTCGTCTCGTCGAGCGCGAGCGGCTCCAGCAGTTCGTCGGGCGTGATCGGCGGATCGGGCGGCGGCGGCTTCATCGGCGGCTTCTTCGCGGGCGGCTTCTTCGGCGGCGGCGGCAGTGGCAGCGGGAGTGGTTCCGGCAGCGGCTCGGGCAGCACCGGCGGCAACATCAATATCGAGATCTCCTCGACCAGCAGCACCGGCGGCAGTTCGAGCAGCACCAGCGGCGGATCGACATCCACCTCGAGCAGCACCAGTGGCGGGTCGACATCCACCTCGAGCGGCGTCTCGACCAGCACGGGCGGTGTCTCCACGAGCACCGGCGGTATCTCGACTTCAACCAGCACGGGCGGCGTTTCCACGAGCACCGGCGGCGTCTCGACCAGCAGCGGCTCGGTCTCATCGAGCGGCAACAACTCGAACGATAACAACAATTCCAACACGTCGAGCGGAAACAACTCCAACTCGAACACTTCGAGCGGGAACAACTCGAACACCTCGAGCGGCAACAATTCCAACACCTCGAGCGGAAACAATTCCAACACCTCGAGCGGGAACAACTCCAACACCTCGAGCGGCAACAATTCCAACACCTCGAGCGGGAACAACTCCAACACTTCGAGCGGGAACAATTCCAACACCTCGAGCGGAAACAACAACAACGCTTCGTCGAGCTACGGTTCGAGCAGCAAGGGTTCGTCGAGCCATGGTTCGAGCGGCTGGAGCAATTCCAGCGGCTGGAGCTCGAACGGCCACGGGTCGAGCAGCCATGGCGGTTCCAGTTGCGGCTACAAATGTGGCGGCAGCAGCGGCACCTCGTCGGGCGGCCCCGCGCCGGTCCCGGCTCCGCCGATGATCCTGCTGTTCGGCGGCGCGGCCGCGGCGCTGGTCGCCCGCAAGCGTCTCGCCAAAAAGGCCCCGGCAGACACCGCCGAGGCCTGAGTCTCTCTAGAGACAAACGAAAAGGCCGCCCCGAAACGGGCGGCCTTTTGCTATTCGGCCCTGGCCAGCGCTTCCTCGATCTGCGGCACGGTGTGCCCGGTCAGATCCTTGTCGAGTTCCAGCGTGATCCGGCTCTCGACTTCCTTGTGATAATGTTTGCGCAATTCGCCCAGCGTCTTGGGCGGCGCGATGATGATCAGCGATTCGAAATCATTGTTCAGCGCCCGCTTTCTGAGCAGTTCGGCGGTGTCGGCGGCGAAGCGGTCTTCCTCCAGTTGGTGGAAATCGACTTCCTCCATATTGCCGCCACCCCAGGCGCCACCGCCTCGCATGCTGCTGGCGCTGCCTGCCAGATCGGTCGCCTGATCATGATGCGCCGGATTCTGATCGACCAGCTTCTTCTCGACCTGCAGGTTCGGATAGGTGGCATCGCCTTCGTTGCGGAGGAACAGCATCTTGCGCCCGTCGGCGACCACCACGAACGCGTTGTGCGGTACCTGCATCGGAAATCTCCTCGTTTCGGTTGTCCATGGTCAACGCGAGGAAAGCGGCAGGGTTGCGCGGCTCACCCTGCCCAGCCATACGCCCGCCATGCACGATATCCGCTTCATCCGGGAGAATCCCGCGGCCTTCGACACCGCTCTGGCCAAGCGTGGCCTGTCGCCGCTGTCGTCCGGGTTGCTCGCGCTCGATGAAAAGCGCCGCGCGTTGCAAACCGAGGCGCAGGCCGCCCAGGCGCGCCGCAATGAGGCCTCGAAGGAAATCGGCGCAGCCAAGGCGCGCCGCGACGATCCCACCGATCTGATGGCCGAAGTCGCCGCGCTCAAGGAGCGGATGCCGGCGCTCGAAGCCGAGGAAAAGGAAGTCGGCGCGAAGCTGCACGAACGCCTCGCCGCCATCCCCAATCTGCCGCTCGCCGATGTGCCGCAGGGCGCCGACGAGGAAGACAATGCCCTGATCCACGAACGCGGTACGCCGCCCAGCTTCGCCTTCGAAGCCAGGGAGCATGACGCGATCGGTCCGGCGCTCGGCCTCGATTTCGAGACCGGCGCCACCCTCGCCGGTTCGCGCTTCACCTTCGTGCGGGGTTCGGCCGCCCGCCTCCACCGCGCGCTCGGCCAGTTCATGCTCGACACGTTGACCCGCGATCACGGCTATGAGGAAACCGTCGTGCCGCTGATGGTCCGCGACGAGATCATGTTCGGCACCGGCCAGTTGCCCAAATTCGCCGAGGACAGCTTCAGGACCACCGATGGCCGCTGGCTGATCCCGACTTCCGAAGTCAGCCTGACCAACACCGTCCGCGAACAGATCCTCGCCGAAAAGGCGCTGCCGCTGCGTTTCACCGCGCTCAGCCCCTGCTTCCGCTCCGAAGCCGGCTCGGCGGGCCGCGACACGCGCGGCTATATCCGCCAGCACCAGTTCGAAAAGGTCGAGATGGTCTCGATCACCACGCCCGAGGCGTCCGAAGCCGAGCATGAGCGGATGACCGCCTGTGCCGAGGATATCCTGACCAGGCTCGGCCTCGCCTTCCGCCGCATGAAGCTGTGTACCGGCGACATGGGTTTCTCGGCCGCGCGCACCTATGATCTCGAAGTATGGCTGCCCGGTCAGGCGCGCTACCGCGAGATCAGCTCCTGCTCGACCTGCACCGATTTCCAGGCCCGCCGCATGAATGCGCGCTACCGGCCCGAAGGCGAGAAGCAGACGCGCTTCGTCCACACCCTCAACGGCTCCGGCCTCGCGGTCGGCCGCACCGTCGTCGCGGTTATCGAGAATTATCAGCAGGAAGACGGCTCGGTCGCGGTGCCCGAAGCGCTCAAACCCTATCTCGGCGGTCTCAACCGATTTGAGTCGGTCTCCCGCTGACGTCGCGCGAAATCCGCTATATGATCGCCGGATGGACGGGGCAGCCTTGAAACGGATCGCGGCGGCGGCGCTGGGTGCGCTCGCGCTCGCCGGCTGCATTCCCCAGCCCGATGGCGGCTACCGCGAGCCGCGCTACGACGCGCCTCCGCCGCGGCCCGAGCCGTTCCAGGAGCGGTACGAGCGCCCGGGTCTCGATCAGAACGTTCCCGCTCTCCCCGCGCCGCGTCCGGCCTGGGAAATGCGCCCGGTCACGCCCGACGCCCGCACCATCGGAGCCAGCACCTATATCGTCCGCTCGGGCGACTCGCTGCGTTCGATCTCGGTGAAGACCGGCGCCGGATCGGAGGCGATCGCCCGCGCCAACAATCTCGCCCAGCCCTACACGATCTTCCCGGGGCAAAAGCTCGCCATCCCCGCCGGCCGCTATCACGCCGTCCGCGACGGCGAGACCGGCATCGCCATCGCCCGCGCTTATGGCGTCGATTGGTCGCGGATCATCGCCCAGAATTATCTCGAAGAGCCCTATGTGCTGCGCACCGGCCAGCGGCTGCTGATCCCCAATGCCGGCCCCGAGACGATCGAGGAGCGCGCCGCCCGCTTCCATATCGATATCGACGATATCCTGACCGGCGGCACCCCCGCCGCGCGCGAGGGCACCAGACCCGCCCAGCCCACCGCGTCCTCGGCGCGCGTGCTTCCGGCGACCCAACCCGTCGCCGTGCCTGAGCGGCTGGCGGGCACATTCCGCTGGCCGGTCACCGGCACCATCGTCAAGCGCTTCGGCCCCGGCGCCTCGGGCGAGCGCAACGACGGGATCAAGATCGCCGTGCCGCTCAATACGCCGGTGCTGGCGGCGGCGGACGGCGTCGTCGCCTATGTCGGTAGCGACATTCCGGCACTTGGCGGCCTCGTCATCCTCAGCCATGGCAGCGGCTTCACCACCGTCTATGGCCATGCCGGCCAATTGCTCGTCCAGCGCGGCCAATCGGTGAAGCGCGGCCAGACCATCGCGCTCTCGGGCAATTCGGGCTTCGCCGATCGCCCCGAACTGCATTTCGAGATGCGTCAGGGCCGCAGCGCGATCGATCCGGTGCCCAGGCTGCCTGCCAGATAATGGCGATCCTCCCCCCGG is a genomic window of Sphingomonas sp. containing:
- the serS gene encoding serine--tRNA ligase, producing the protein MHDIRFIRENPAAFDTALAKRGLSPLSSGLLALDEKRRALQTEAQAAQARRNEASKEIGAAKARRDDPTDLMAEVAALKERMPALEAEEKEVGAKLHERLAAIPNLPLADVPQGADEEDNALIHERGTPPSFAFEAREHDAIGPALGLDFETGATLAGSRFTFVRGSAARLHRALGQFMLDTLTRDHGYEETVVPLMVRDEIMFGTGQLPKFAEDSFRTTDGRWLIPTSEVSLTNTVREQILAEKALPLRFTALSPCFRSEAGSAGRDTRGYIRQHQFEKVEMVSITTPEASEAEHERMTACAEDILTRLGLAFRRMKLCTGDMGFSAARTYDLEVWLPGQARYREISSCSTCTDFQARRMNARYRPEGEKQTRFVHTLNGSGLAVGRTVVAVIENYQQEDGSVAVPEALKPYLGGLNRFESVSR
- a CDS encoding peptidoglycan DD-metalloendopeptidase family protein, yielding MKRIAAAALGALALAGCIPQPDGGYREPRYDAPPPRPEPFQERYERPGLDQNVPALPAPRPAWEMRPVTPDARTIGASTYIVRSGDSLRSISVKTGAGSEAIARANNLAQPYTIFPGQKLAIPAGRYHAVRDGETGIAIARAYGVDWSRIIAQNYLEEPYVLRTGQRLLIPNAGPETIEERAARFHIDIDDILTGGTPAAREGTRPAQPTASSARVLPATQPVAVPERLAGTFRWPVTGTIVKRFGPGASGERNDGIKIAVPLNTPVLAAADGVVAYVGSDIPALGGLVILSHGSGFTTVYGHAGQLLVQRGQSVKRGQTIALSGNSGFADRPELHFEMRQGRSAIDPVPRLPAR